AATTCTTACAGCAGGATGAAACCGCGCCAATCGGACAGGGGGCCATGTCGTTGGCCCGATGAAAAGAGATCTGCACCCCGTCCCGATTTGCTTTTTCCAGCATCTGAATGGTGCTGGCGCAAATGGTCGCTTCCTGAATGTTTAATTCTTTTGCCATTGTCTTACTACCTCCTTGATAGCGTTAGTTTTACCGGCCTGTTATTTTAACCTGACGGAGCTTGCGTCCGCCTCTGACATTTAGACGTGCGGGACCACATAGAGCAATCTCTATACCACAAATTCTTTTTAATTTATCCCTGAAAATCAGGGACGCAAAGCATACCTTCAGACCATATTATACGAATTTTTTTCGCATGTCCGAATTTTTTTCGCGAATTATTGCCGGCAAAAGAAAGAACGTCGCCTCCAGGAAAGGAAACGATCTGCCACCCTGAATTCGAACGTCAGCAAACGCGGAAGCGTTTTAAACCCCAGATTTTTTGACTGTCAAGAAGAAGTGACAGGCCCCTGATTGATCAATTCTTCAACCTCCATCTGCTCCTGCCCCCCCACACACCGACAATCCTTGCTCATGAATACCTGCCAGCACCTTTTCATAAAGACTGCGACCCTTTATCGGGTCAGCCGCCCCGAAAAAAGATGGCCGGTGACCCTTCCTGACCTCTCCATACAAAGTAAATTGCGGAACTACCATGACGCCGCCGCCACACTGAGCCAGAGAACGCCCCATCCGCCCATGAGCGTCCGCAAAGATTCTCAAACCACAGATTTTTTTTTACCATGTAGTCCACATCCGCGCCTTCATCCATCAGGCCGATCCCCAGAAGAACCAAAAGGCCCTGGCCGATAGCTGAAATTTCCCGACCCTCAACTCGAACCACCGCCGAATTGACTCGCTGGACGACCGCCCGCATAAACATTTTCCTTTCAATCATCACGCTCTTGACTTCATGCCGTTTTTCTACTAGATGTTGCCGGCATCAATGACCGCAGCGGCTTCCGCAGACCGACAGGAGCGACAACACAACTAAACCGGCGTCAATGAAAACAAAACCTATAGGCCCTCCCCGCGCCGAAGCAGCGCCCTCACCAATCCGGACCGAGACCATGGCGCAGCTTCTCCTCGACCAGCGTCACTGGCGGGAAGCCATTGAAATTTACGAAAAGCTGGGGCAGCAAAACCCAAGCCGAGAGCCTGCCTACCAAAAAAAAATAACTGAAATCAAGAACCATTTCGAACCAAAACTAAAACCGACACCGCAACGTCAGCAACGAACGCTGAAACAAATAAAACAGCTTAGAGGTCTGTTGCGCGTCCTCGAACAACAAACCCAAACAGACGGTAGCAACCAATGAGTTCCCGCAGCATCCTGATTATTCATGGCCCCAATCTGAATCTCCTGGGCAGGCGAGAGCCGGAAATCTACGGAACTCAGACCCTGGAAATGATCAATCAGGAAATTATCCGCAAAGGCCACGCTCTTGGCTTAACAGTGAGCTGCCGACAAAGCAACCATGAGGGGGAAATCACCGACTGGCTGCAGCAAGCCGAAGGGCAAGGGTTTTCCGGTATCATCATCAATCCGGCGGCTTACACTCACACCAGTGTCGCGATCCGCGATGCCATCGCGGCGATCAGAGTCCCGGTAATCGAGATCCATCTCAGCAACATTTTTAACCGCGAGGCCTTTCGCCGGGAATCCTTGACCGCAGCCGTCTGCCACGGCAGCATCTGCGGCTTCGGCCCGATTTCATACCAACTCGCCATCGAGGCTTTCAACATCATCTTTCTGACAGATGCACACGACAACCCCGCCAACCCCCAGGCTCAGAAACCCTAAACCGGTCCCTTTTACCTATGCCTAGACATTCGGACAGACTCGACCAGCTGCATCGACTCCTAGAAAGTGCCCACTACGATGCTTTCCTGATCAGCCATCCGGCCAATCTCAGCTATTATACCGGTTACAGCGGGGACAGCGCCTATCTTCTGATCGGTGCCAAACGCAGCTGCTTTTTTACGGATGGCCGCTACACCACCCAGGCCGCAGACGAGATTCCTGGTGAAATCGACCTGATCCGTATCAATTCGGTTGCCGATCTTTGCCGACACCTGCGAAGCGAAAACCTGATCCGGAAACTAGGCGTCGACGAAACCAAAATGAATCTGGGCGACTGGCTCAAATTGCGTGAGCACCTTGACGGTCGGGAACCGGAACCGGCCGCAGCCTTGATCAACCTGCCCAGGCTCTGCAAAAGCGAAGACGAAATTGAACGACTGAGCAAGGCTGTCAAGGTTTCCGAAACGGCCCTACAAAACACTCTCAGCCGCCTTGAAACGGGAATCAGCGAACATGAACTGGCGCTTGAACTTGAATACCAAATGCGCCGGGCCGGAGCTGAACGGACCGCCTTTCCCCTGATTATCGCCAG
The genomic region above belongs to Pseudomonadota bacterium and contains:
- the aroQ gene encoding type II 3-dehydroquinate dehydratase translates to MSSRSILIIHGPNLNLLGRREPEIYGTQTLEMINQEIIRKGHALGLTVSCRQSNHEGEITDWLQQAEGQGFSGIIINPAAYTHTSVAIRDAIAAIRVPVIEIHLSNIFNREAFRRESLTAAVCHGSICGFGPISYQLAIEAFNIIFLTDAHDNPANPQAQKP
- a CDS encoding aminopeptidase P family protein; protein product: MPRHSDRLDQLHRLLESAHYDAFLISHPANLSYYTGYSGDSAYLLIGAKRSCFFTDGRYTTQAADEIPGEIDLIRINSVADLCRHLRSENLIRKLGVDETKMNLGDWLKLREHLDGREPEPAAALINLPRLCKSEDEIERLSKAVKVSETALQNTLSRLETGISEHELALELEYQMRRAGAERTAFPLIIASGPRSALPHGLASPRRLTPGDIVTIDFGACLQGYHSDQTCTYFLSEPEPEVKQVYNALYEAQHQGLQALKGKLLPSPRELDRTVRKVLLDSGLGEYFSHGTGHGIGLEIHEAPSISPNSTSETLEIGMVFTIE